In Halococcus hamelinensis 100A6, a genomic segment contains:
- a CDS encoding DUF1850 domain-containing protein, whose translation MTDRRVKRAVGLAVVAIAAVAAVTAVAAATPGGNVLVVADADTGEHLLTAPVEEGTPVMLNYTHSVEKTPVHDIYRVHNGSLEMTRMEFQSYGWGLPARENVTREGEWFVFDPPGTYEELYVEPGSVAGHRLRVGDRHYDLVALSDGEGVRLSIEQRSMLTTTLDEFNR comes from the coding sequence ATGACGGACCGGCGGGTCAAACGCGCGGTCGGTCTGGCGGTCGTGGCCATAGCGGCCGTCGCCGCCGTCACCGCCGTCGCCGCCGCCACACCCGGCGGGAACGTCCTCGTCGTCGCGGACGCCGACACCGGCGAGCACCTGCTCACCGCGCCGGTCGAGGAGGGCACGCCGGTGATGCTCAACTACACCCACAGCGTGGAGAAGACCCCCGTCCACGACATCTACCGGGTCCACAACGGCTCGTTGGAGATGACACGGATGGAGTTCCAGTCCTACGGTTGGGGGTTGCCCGCGCGCGAGAACGTGACCCGGGAGGGCGAGTGGTTCGTCTTCGACCCCCCGGGCACCTACGAGGAGCTCTACGTCGAACCCGGCTCCGTCGCCGGCCACCGACTTCGCGTGGGTGACCGGCACTACGACCTCGTGGCGCTCTCCGATGGCGAGGGCGTCCGTCTCTCGATCGAACAGCGCTCGATGTTGACGACCACCCTCGACGAATTCAACCGATGA
- a CDS encoding DUF4396 domain-containing protein, whose translation MTLETALTGFLTDPVVVAGWVVLVASSLVVLAWDLRTNNPETASMMKFAWGLSTLYSGPIALGAYWYAGRSQIAGDSIWRKGFRSVTHCYSGCGAGEAVGVVGMAGVLAVSSTALTAAVTFSLAYLFGFGLTIGPLLQEGVGLREALSDSFYSETASITVMEVAAIGTDIWIAGNAHIGDLLFWTGLAFSLSVGYFVAYPVNVYLVHRGVKGGMQNPTERGQTA comes from the coding sequence GTGACTCTCGAAACGGCGCTCACCGGTTTTCTCACCGACCCGGTCGTGGTCGCAGGGTGGGTCGTCCTCGTGGCATCGTCGCTCGTCGTCCTCGCGTGGGACCTCCGGACCAACAACCCCGAGACGGCCTCGATGATGAAGTTCGCGTGGGGGCTCTCGACGCTCTACTCCGGCCCGATCGCGCTCGGGGCCTACTGGTACGCCGGCCGGTCACAGATCGCGGGCGATTCGATCTGGCGGAAGGGATTTCGCTCGGTCACCCACTGCTACTCGGGCTGCGGGGCGGGCGAGGCGGTCGGCGTGGTGGGGATGGCGGGCGTGCTCGCGGTCTCCAGTACGGCGCTCACCGCCGCCGTGACGTTCTCGCTCGCCTACCTGTTCGGCTTCGGGCTCACCATCGGCCCGCTGCTCCAGGAGGGCGTCGGCCTCCGCGAGGCGCTCTCGGACTCGTTCTACAGCGAGACCGCGAGCATCACCGTGATGGAGGTCGCCGCCATCGGTACCGACATCTGGATCGCCGGGAACGCCCACATCGGCGACCTGCTCTTCTGGACGGGGCTCGCGTTCTCGCTCTCGGTTGGCTACTTCGTGGCCTACCCGGTGAACGTCTATCTGGTCCATCGCGGGGTCAAGGGTGGGATGCAGAACCCGACCGAACGCGGGCAGACGGCGTAG
- the proS gene encoding proline--tRNA ligase codes for MSEPESQELGITESKEYATGEWFAEVVKKAKLADYAPMGGFIVTRPRGYALWEGIQDHLDGWFKETGVQNAYFPMFIPESYLEREKDIVEGFDPEVAWVTEAGNEELDERLAVRPTSESIITPFMSQWIRSHRDLPMRVNQWCSVVRWEATDTKPFFRTKEFLWQEGHTAHQDGEAAWEETMRRLEQYRRLHEEVLAMPVLEGRKPEHDKFPGAHTTAAIQPLMPDGRALQAATSHYLGDGFAEAFDMTYVDRDENEHVAHTTSWGLSWRALGGMVMTHSDDQGLVLPPALAPEQVVVVPIWQEDTQAEVLDYAADLAAELDEAGLRVELDDRDERNPGFKFNEWELYGVPLRIEVGPHEVEDGEATLVHRPDGESVVESRDGIANTVEDHLDTVFAKLYAAAEEHLEENIREAESRNELLGTIGQHGGYVKTGWCGDEDCETEIKDQIAAEIVMVPLDRDEEPVQETCAICGEPATETAYFAKSY; via the coding sequence ATGAGCGAACCGGAATCACAGGAGCTCGGTATCACGGAATCGAAGGAGTACGCGACCGGCGAGTGGTTCGCCGAGGTCGTCAAGAAGGCGAAGCTCGCGGACTACGCCCCGATGGGCGGGTTCATCGTCACCCGACCCCGCGGCTACGCCCTCTGGGAGGGCATCCAGGACCATCTCGACGGCTGGTTCAAGGAGACGGGCGTCCAGAACGCCTACTTCCCGATGTTCATCCCCGAGAGCTACCTCGAACGCGAGAAGGACATCGTGGAGGGCTTCGACCCCGAGGTGGCGTGGGTCACCGAGGCGGGCAACGAGGAGCTCGACGAACGGCTCGCCGTGCGCCCCACCAGCGAGTCGATCATCACGCCCTTCATGAGCCAGTGGATCCGGAGCCACCGCGACCTCCCGATGCGGGTGAACCAGTGGTGTTCGGTGGTGCGCTGGGAGGCCACCGACACGAAGCCGTTCTTCCGCACGAAGGAGTTCCTCTGGCAGGAGGGCCACACCGCCCATCAGGACGGCGAGGCGGCGTGGGAGGAGACGATGCGCCGGCTCGAACAGTACCGCCGGCTCCACGAGGAGGTGCTCGCGATGCCGGTATTGGAGGGCCGAAAGCCCGAACACGACAAGTTCCCCGGCGCGCACACCACGGCGGCCATTCAACCCCTGATGCCCGACGGCCGGGCGCTCCAGGCCGCCACCAGTCACTACCTCGGCGACGGGTTCGCGGAGGCGTTCGACATGACCTACGTCGACCGCGACGAGAACGAACACGTCGCCCACACCACCTCGTGGGGGCTGTCGTGGCGCGCGCTCGGCGGGATGGTGATGACCCACTCCGACGACCAGGGGCTCGTGCTCCCGCCCGCGCTCGCGCCCGAACAGGTCGTCGTGGTACCGATCTGGCAGGAGGACACCCAAGCGGAGGTGCTCGATTACGCCGCCGACCTCGCGGCCGAACTCGACGAGGCCGGCCTCCGCGTCGAACTCGACGACCGCGACGAGCGCAACCCCGGCTTCAAGTTCAACGAGTGGGAGCTCTACGGCGTCCCCCTCCGGATCGAGGTCGGCCCACACGAGGTCGAGGACGGCGAGGCCACGCTGGTCCACCGCCCCGACGGCGAATCCGTGGTCGAATCGCGGGACGGGATCGCGAACACCGTCGAGGACCACCTCGACACCGTGTTCGCGAAGCTCTACGCCGCCGCCGAGGAGCATCTGGAGGAGAACATCCGTGAGGCCGAGAGCCGCAACGAGTTGTTGGGAACCATCGGCCAACACGGCGGCTACGTTAAAACTGGCTGGTGCGGCGACGAGGACTGCGAGACCGAGATCAAGGACCAGATCGCCGCCGAGATCGTGATGGTGCCCCTCGACCGCGACGAGGAACCGGTCCAGGAGACCTGCGCCATCTGCGGCGAACCGGCGACGGAGACGGCCTACTTCGCCAAATCCTACTGA
- the gltB gene encoding glutamate synthase large subunit, whose product MATHHPSGAESVATLADPTEERSNCGVGVVMDLDGGRDHSVVADSLELLANLEHRGTTGAEENTGDGAGIMLQTPHEFFADELDFDLPETYAVGSVFFPRDEAAREALQELFEDRLADHGLSVRHWRDVPTDNDDLGKTALDSEPDVYQAFVVPDEALSGDAFDHRLYVARRAVEKAVDERDPDGHERFYICSLDRQTLVYKGLLKGDQIAEYYPDLTDERMRSTFVLVHARFSTNTLGAWHLAHPYRNVIHNGEINTIQGNVNWMRARENDIRTDEFDIDAVRPVIADPEQSDTASVDNALELLLHGGRDLPHALRLLIPEAFRGEEHRMSDERRAFYDYHASLSEPWDGPALVAATDGERVGAVLDRNGFRPCRYDVTTDNRLVMASEAGALDLDPSEIEERGRLEPGQLFVADPEVGRVIPDEEAFESLTDEKYAAWVDEEQVHLDDLAGEAAHEHAARDAGESVDDLRSHQALYGYTYDELDNLLEPMSKKGKDPVGSMGDDTPLSVLSQFNRPLFTYFRQRFAQVTNPPLDYIREELVTSLETRLGDQPNLLGETREHARQLVCDSPILTDAQTEAIKSMDGDANGLTAATVDITYEADGDLEAAVERVREDASVAADEHDIVVLSDRAASESRKPIPSLLATGAVHHHLVRNGLRNRAGLVVESADPRAVHHIATLVGYGAGAINPYLAYQTIADLTAGGDGAELDAAIGAYIEALEDGLLKTMSKMGISTVQSYQGAQIFEAVGVNSDFVAEYFEGTTARTGGIGIEEVEADLADRHTVAFSEDPQIERQGEYEHRSGGIFHEWNPKTVGALQQAVRRGDYEQYGEFAELMNNQQERLQSLRGLLEFDSDRESVPIEEVEPVTDIVKRFSTAAMSLGSLSPEMHENNAVAMSRLGGKSNTGEGGEPPERFGTEKECNVKQVASGRFGVTSEYLTSADELQIKMAQGSKPGEGGHLPGKKVNEMIAHVRHATPGVGLISPPPLHDIYSIEDLKQLIHDLKAANPEADINVKLVSEAGIGTIAAGVAKANADVVHISGHSGGTGASPRTSIKNAGVPWELGLAETNQMLRETRLRSRIRVSTDGGLKTGRDVAVAALLGAEEYIFGTASLVTSGCVMARQCHENTCPVGVATQREELRERFSGEPDHVINYMTFIAQELRELMAELGFTTVEEMVGRPSFLAQREDVSQEKARKVDLSSVLAEPRSDGEPGTERTKVREQTHEVDEQLDHEIIADAEEAIEEGQPVSLNYDISNVDRAVGALLSNRISREHGGSGLGEDTVRLSFDGTAGQSFGAFLASGVTMDLTGTANDYVGKGLSGGKLVLETPPDAAYEAAENSLIGNVALYGATEGEAYINGKAGERFAVRNSGVTGVVESVGDHGCEYMTGGAIAVLGSTGKNFAAGMSGGVAYVLDPDDEFDSKVNHGMVSTSRDLDRKDETMLRRLVENHVAYTDSERGAAVLDDWEDVKTQFVKVMPDAYADAIAEREEADVRTRPPAQASPASGERHVAEGGAD is encoded by the coding sequence ATGGCTACTCATCACCCCTCCGGAGCGGAGTCGGTGGCGACGCTCGCCGACCCCACGGAGGAGCGCTCGAACTGCGGTGTTGGCGTCGTAATGGACCTCGATGGCGGTCGCGACCACTCGGTCGTCGCCGACAGCCTCGAACTCCTCGCGAACCTCGAACACCGTGGCACGACCGGTGCCGAAGAGAACACCGGCGACGGCGCGGGTATCATGCTCCAGACCCCCCACGAGTTCTTCGCAGACGAGCTCGATTTCGATCTCCCCGAGACCTACGCCGTCGGCTCGGTCTTCTTCCCCCGTGACGAGGCGGCCCGCGAGGCGCTTCAGGAGCTCTTCGAGGACCGCCTCGCCGACCACGGGCTCTCGGTACGCCACTGGCGCGACGTCCCGACCGACAACGACGACCTCGGCAAGACGGCGCTCGACTCCGAACCCGACGTCTATCAGGCGTTCGTCGTGCCGGACGAGGCCCTCAGTGGTGACGCGTTCGACCACCGACTCTACGTCGCCCGGCGTGCGGTCGAGAAGGCGGTCGACGAGCGCGACCCCGACGGCCACGAACGCTTCTACATCTGTTCGCTCGACCGGCAGACGCTGGTCTACAAGGGGCTCCTGAAGGGCGACCAGATCGCCGAGTACTACCCCGACCTCACCGACGAGCGGATGCGCTCGACGTTCGTGTTGGTCCACGCCCGCTTTTCGACCAACACCCTCGGCGCGTGGCACCTCGCCCACCCCTACCGAAACGTGATCCACAACGGCGAGATCAACACCATCCAGGGCAACGTCAACTGGATGCGGGCGCGCGAGAACGATATTCGAACTGACGAGTTCGACATCGACGCCGTCCGACCCGTGATCGCCGACCCCGAGCAGTCCGACACCGCGAGCGTCGACAACGCGCTCGAACTCCTCCTCCACGGAGGTCGCGACCTCCCCCACGCGCTCCGCCTGCTTATCCCCGAGGCGTTCCGCGGCGAGGAACACCGGATGAGCGACGAACGCCGGGCGTTCTACGACTACCACGCCTCGCTCTCCGAACCCTGGGACGGCCCTGCCCTCGTCGCGGCCACCGACGGCGAGCGCGTCGGCGCGGTGCTCGACCGAAACGGGTTCCGACCCTGTCGGTACGACGTTACGACCGACAACCGACTCGTGATGGCGAGCGAGGCCGGCGCGCTCGACCTCGACCCCTCGGAGATCGAGGAACGCGGTCGGCTCGAACCGGGTCAGCTCTTCGTCGCCGACCCCGAGGTCGGTCGGGTCATCCCCGACGAGGAGGCCTTCGAGAGCCTCACCGACGAGAAGTACGCCGCCTGGGTCGACGAGGAGCAGGTCCACCTCGACGACCTCGCCGGCGAGGCGGCCCACGAACACGCCGCACGCGACGCGGGGGAGTCGGTGGACGACCTCCGCTCCCACCAGGCGCTCTACGGTTACACCTACGACGAACTCGACAACCTGCTCGAACCCATGTCGAAGAAAGGGAAGGACCCCGTCGGGTCGATGGGCGACGACACGCCGCTCTCGGTGCTCTCGCAGTTCAACCGGCCGCTGTTCACCTACTTCCGACAGCGATTCGCCCAGGTCACCAACCCGCCGCTCGACTACATCCGCGAGGAGCTGGTGACCTCGCTCGAAACCCGACTGGGCGACCAGCCAAACCTCCTCGGCGAGACCCGCGAGCACGCCCGCCAGCTGGTCTGTGACTCGCCGATCCTCACCGACGCCCAGACCGAGGCGATCAAGTCGATGGACGGCGACGCAAACGGGCTGACGGCCGCGACGGTCGACATCACCTACGAGGCCGACGGCGACCTCGAAGCGGCGGTCGAACGGGTGCGCGAGGACGCCAGCGTCGCCGCCGACGAGCACGACATCGTGGTGCTCTCGGACCGCGCGGCGAGCGAGTCCCGAAAACCGATACCGAGCCTGCTCGCGACCGGCGCGGTCCACCACCACCTCGTGCGCAACGGGCTCCGGAATCGGGCCGGCCTCGTGGTCGAGTCGGCCGACCCCAGAGCCGTGCATCACATCGCGACCCTCGTGGGCTACGGCGCGGGCGCGATCAACCCCTACCTCGCCTACCAGACCATCGCGGACCTCACCGCGGGCGGCGACGGTGCGGAGCTCGACGCCGCCATCGGGGCCTACATCGAGGCGCTCGAAGACGGGTTGTTGAAGACCATGTCGAAGATGGGTATCTCCACGGTCCAGAGCTACCAGGGCGCGCAGATCTTCGAGGCCGTCGGGGTGAACTCGGACTTCGTCGCGGAGTACTTCGAGGGCACGACCGCCCGGACGGGCGGGATCGGCATCGAGGAGGTCGAAGCGGACCTCGCGGACCGCCACACGGTCGCGTTCTCGGAGGACCCACAGATCGAGCGCCAGGGCGAGTACGAACACCGCTCCGGCGGGATATTCCACGAGTGGAACCCCAAAACCGTGGGTGCGCTCCAGCAGGCCGTCCGGCGCGGCGACTACGAGCAGTACGGCGAGTTCGCCGAGCTGATGAACAACCAGCAAGAACGGCTCCAGAGTCTCCGAGGCCTGCTCGAATTCGACTCCGACCGCGAGTCGGTCCCGATCGAGGAGGTCGAACCCGTCACCGATATCGTGAAACGGTTCTCGACGGCCGCGATGAGCCTCGGAAGTCTCTCGCCCGAGATGCACGAGAACAACGCGGTGGCGATGAGTCGGCTGGGCGGGAAGTCGAACACGGGTGAGGGCGGCGAACCGCCCGAACGGTTCGGCACCGAGAAGGAGTGCAACGTCAAGCAGGTCGCCTCGGGTCGCTTCGGGGTCACGTCCGAGTACCTCACCTCGGCCGACGAACTCCAGATAAAGATGGCCCAGGGAAGCAAGCCCGGCGAGGGCGGCCACCTTCCGGGGAAGAAGGTCAACGAGATGATCGCCCACGTCCGCCACGCGACCCCCGGGGTGGGACTCATCTCGCCGCCGCCGCTCCACGACATCTACTCGATCGAGGACCTGAAACAGCTGATCCACGACCTGAAGGCCGCGAACCCCGAGGCCGACATCAACGTCAAACTCGTCTCCGAGGCGGGGATCGGCACCATCGCGGCGGGCGTCGCGAAGGCCAACGCCGACGTGGTCCACATCTCGGGTCACTCCGGGGGGACGGGCGCGAGCCCACGGACCTCGATCAAGAACGCGGGCGTCCCGTGGGAGCTCGGTCTCGCGGAGACGAACCAGATGCTTCGCGAAACTCGGCTTCGCTCCCGGATCCGCGTCTCGACCGACGGCGGCCTCAAGACGGGACGGGACGTCGCGGTCGCAGCGTTGCTCGGCGCGGAGGAGTACATCTTCGGGACCGCGTCGCTCGTGACCTCGGGCTGTGTGATGGCCCGCCAGTGTCACGAGAACACCTGTCCCGTGGGGGTGGCGACCCAGCGCGAGGAGCTCCGCGAGCGCTTCTCGGGCGAACCCGACCACGTCATCAACTACATGACGTTCATCGCGCAGGAACTCCGCGAGCTGATGGCCGAGCTCGGCTTCACGACTGTGGAGGAGATGGTCGGCCGGCCGTCGTTCCTCGCCCAGCGCGAGGACGTCAGCCAGGAGAAGGCACGGAAGGTCGATCTTTCCTCCGTGCTCGCCGAGCCCCGGAGCGACGGCGAGCCCGGCACCGAACGGACCAAAGTCAGGGAGCAGACCCACGAGGTCGACGAGCAACTGGACCACGAGATCATCGCCGACGCGGAGGAGGCGATCGAGGAGGGCCAACCCGTCTCGCTGAACTACGACATCTCGAACGTCGACCGCGCGGTCGGCGCGCTGCTCTCGAACCGTATCTCGAGGGAACACGGTGGATCGGGCCTCGGCGAAGACACCGTCCGCCTGAGCTTCGACGGGACCGCGGGTCAGAGCTTCGGGGCCTTCCTCGCCTCGGGCGTGACGATGGACCTCACCGGCACCGCGAACGACTACGTCGGCAAGGGGCTCTCGGGTGGAAAGCTCGTGCTCGAAACCCCACCCGACGCGGCCTACGAGGCCGCCGAGAACAGCCTGATCGGCAACGTCGCGCTCTACGGCGCGACCGAGGGCGAGGCCTACATCAACGGCAAGGCGGGCGAGCGGTTCGCCGTCCGAAACTCGGGCGTGACGGGCGTCGTCGAGTCGGTCGGCGACCACGGCTGTGAGTACATGACCGGGGGAGCCATCGCGGTGCTCGGCAGCACGGGCAAGAACTTCGCCGCCGGGATGAGCGGCGGGGTGGCCTACGTCCTCGACCCCGACGACGAGTTCGACTCGAAGGTGAACCACGGCATGGTCAGCACGAGCCGCGACCTCGACCGGAAGGACGAGACGATGCTCCGCCGCCTGGTCGAGAACCACGTCGCCTACACCGACTCCGAGCGCGGCGCGGCCGTACTCGACGACTGGGAGGACGTGAAGACGCAGTTCGTGAAGGTGATGCCCGACGCCTACGCCGACGCCATCGCCGAGCGCGAGGAGGCCGACGTCAGAACCCGACCGCCGGCCCAGGCGAGTCCCGCGAGCGGCGAGCGCCACGTCGCCGAGGGCGGCGCGGACTGA
- a CDS encoding TAXI family TRAP transporter solute-binding subunit, with product MAPNEERTRRTDADDNASRRRFLKSAGAVGVVAAGGLAGCSGGGGGGNESGNGSGGGGTSGSGSGTSGSGGGSGGNGSSSGGGGGGNALVWDAGGTGGTYYPLSNEIKQVVESNTDFSLQVRSTGASVENVGSLSDGSADFALIQNDVAFFAKNGTGIDAFEGNAIENLRGVGTLYPETITVVTPGDSDIASLSDLSGATINTGDLGSGTQVDANAILEAVGVTDFSEQNTDFSQAAEQIQNGDIDAAFVVGGWPVGAIAELAETSSIGIVAIEGEERQQVKQAADYFADDRIPGGTYQGVSEPKPTVSVQAMIATTTQVPAETVETVTAAVFDNVSDLTIKTEFISAGSAQEGMSIELHPGAASYFESGGGSGNANGTSGTSETGMGGTTGGTNGTAETGMGGGTTSS from the coding sequence ATGGCTCCAAACGAAGAGCGGACACGACGGACCGATGCCGACGACAACGCGTCGCGCCGACGATTCCTCAAGTCGGCGGGTGCGGTCGGCGTCGTCGCGGCGGGCGGGCTGGCCGGCTGTTCCGGTGGCGGCGGTGGCGGCAACGAGTCGGGCAACGGCTCCGGCGGCGGGGGTACGAGCGGGTCCGGCAGCGGGACCAGCGGCTCCGGCGGCGGGTCGGGCGGCAACGGGTCGAGCTCCGGTGGCGGCGGTGGCGGTAACGCGCTCGTCTGGGACGCGGGCGGGACCGGCGGGACGTACTACCCGCTCTCGAACGAGATCAAACAGGTCGTCGAGTCGAACACCGACTTCAGCCTCCAGGTACGCTCGACGGGCGCGTCGGTCGAGAACGTCGGCAGCCTCTCCGATGGCTCCGCCGACTTCGCGCTGATCCAGAACGACGTCGCCTTCTTCGCGAAGAACGGCACCGGCATCGACGCCTTCGAGGGCAACGCGATCGAGAACCTCCGCGGCGTCGGGACCCTCTACCCCGAGACCATCACGGTCGTCACGCCCGGCGACAGCGACATCGCGTCGCTCTCGGACCTCAGCGGCGCGACGATCAACACCGGCGACCTCGGGAGCGGCACCCAGGTCGACGCGAACGCGATCCTCGAAGCCGTCGGCGTCACCGACTTCTCCGAGCAGAACACCGACTTCTCGCAGGCCGCCGAACAGATCCAGAACGGCGACATCGACGCGGCGTTCGTCGTCGGCGGGTGGCCGGTCGGTGCGATCGCCGAACTCGCCGAGACCAGCTCGATCGGGATCGTCGCGATCGAGGGCGAGGAACGCCAGCAGGTCAAACAGGCCGCGGACTACTTCGCGGACGACCGGATCCCCGGCGGGACCTACCAGGGCGTCAGCGAACCGAAACCCACCGTCTCCGTGCAGGCGATGATCGCGACGACCACCCAGGTCCCGGCGGAGACCGTCGAGACGGTCACCGCCGCGGTCTTCGACAACGTCTCGGACCTCACCATCAAGACCGAGTTCATCAGCGCGGGGTCGGCACAGGAGGGGATGTCGATCGAACTCCACCCGGGTGCGGCGTCGTACTTCGAATCCGGCGGCGGGTCGGGCAACGCCAACGGAACGTCCGGAACCAGCGAGACCGGGATGGGCGGGACGACCGGCGGCACGAACGGAACCGCCGAAACCGGGATGGGCGGCGGGACGACCAGCTCCTGA